The genomic window GCCGCTCGCTGCTGCTACATACGGCTCCTCAAACTGACCATGTAGGACACGGTCTTAGGCAGCCGCCATGGGGCGAGCCTCCAAGATCATGGCCCCGATCGGGCAATTGCGGGCAGGCGAGGAGCCGGCCGATTCGCGGGTCAGTGTAAGGGGCCATGATCTCTCGCCCCATGGCAGCTCCCGCCCAAAGCCGCTCCACCGACCCCAGTTGGTACACCTGGACCCGCGAAGGTCAGCTAGAAGCCGAGCTTGCCGAACGAGGCCAGGATCACGAGTCCGACAACCGTCCGGCGACGAACAAGTAGATGCTCATCTTTCGGACCCAGCGACGCTCGGCCTGCCGCCGATCCACGTCGTATTGATGCATCCCCTGCGCCACAGCCCGCGCGGTCTGATCCTCGTCCATCGCGCCCCCTGCTTCATCCGCGTGCCCTCCCGTGCCCGATCTGACGGGGAACCACAGGGAATCTCGGTCACTAGCAGTCACGCGAAGACGAACGACCCCCGACCATTGGCCCTGGTCAGAGGTCGTTCATCTGCGGTGGGTGTGGGATTTGAACCCACGGTGACATCGCTGCCACGACGGTTTTCAAGACCGTTCCCTTAGGCCGCTCGGGCAACCCACCTCGCACCGCCGACCCGGGTGGTCCCCCGGGTGCGGTGCCTGCACAGCCTAGCCCGTCAGCTGTCGCCCTTGCGCTGGCCCAGGGTGACGTCCACCGTGGACTCCTTGCCGTCGCGCTCGTAGGTCAGCGAGACCTTGTCGCCCGGCTTGTGGTTCCAGATTTCGCTGATGAGGGTCGGGCCGCTGTCGATGGGCTTGCCGTTGAACCTGGTGATGACGTCGCCCGCCTTGAGGCCGGCCTTGGCCGCCGGGCCGTTCGGGGTGATGGCGGGGGTGCCGCCGGTGCCCTCGGTGGGGATGGTGGCGCCTTCGGCTTCCTCGGTCATGGTGACCGTGGCGCCGATCACGGGGTAGACCGGTTCGCCGGTCTTGATCAGTTGTTCGGCGACGTTCTTGGCCTGGTTGATGGGGATGGCGAAGCCGAGGCCGATGGAGCCCGCCTGGGACTGGCCCAGGCCGTTGCCCGCGGACTGGATCGCGGAGTTGATGCCGATCACCGCGCCCCGCGCGTCGAGCAGCGGGCCGCCGGAGTTGCCGGGGTTGATCGAGGCGTCGGTCTGCAGGGCGCTCATGTACGAGTTCTTGCCGCTGGAGCCGTCGCCCGAGGCCACCGGGCGGTTCTTGGCGCTGATGATGCCCGTGGTGACCGTGTTGGAGAGGCCGAACGGGGCGCCGATCGCGATCGTCGCGTCGCCGACCGCCACCCGCTCGGAGTTGCCGAGCGGCAGCGGTGTCAGTCCGGCGGGGGCGTTCTTCAGTTTGAGGACGGCGACGTCGTAGCCCTGTGCGCGGCCGACGACCTCGGCGTCGTACGTCTTGCCGTCGGAGAAGGTCGCGGAGAGTTCGCCGCCGTCGGCCGCGGAAGCCACCACGTGGTTGTTGGTGAGGATGTGGCCCTGCTTGTCGTACACGAAACCGGTGCCCGTGCCGCCCTCGCCCTCGGCGGCGTCGGACTTCGCCTCGATGGTGACGACGCTCGGCAGCGCCTTGTTGGCGACCGCCGCGACCGTGCCGGGCTCACGCTTGAAGTCGGCGGGGGCGTCGCCGGCGGAGACGGTCGTCGAGACGGAGCCGTTGTCGTTGCGCTCGGCCGCCCAGTAGCCGATGCCGCCACCGATGCCGCCGGCGACCAGCGCGGCGGCGAGGACGGCGGCGACCAGGCCGCCGCCGGAGCGCTTGGCAGCCGGGACGGCCGCAGGGCCGGGGCCGAACGGCTGTGCGGGTGCGCCCCAGGGAGACGCCGGGGTCGCCGGGGGCCAGCCGCCCTGGGCGTGGGGGGCGGAGGCGGTGTGGTGCGCCACGGTCGGGGAGTCGGCCGGCAGCGGAGGCACGGGAGGCACCGCGGCACCGGCGGGCGCCGCCGGCGAACCCGGCTGCGCCACCGTCCCCATCCGCTCCGTCGGCGACGCATCGCTGTCGTGAGCGGCCGCCGGCCCGGACGGAGGCACGGGAGGTACGGACGGGGCGGTCTGACCTGCAGTGCCCTCGTTGTCCTCGTTCTCGGTGCTCACAGCTTTCTCTCCTCGATTCCGCGATGCTTGCGTACCGTCGGTCCGCTGCGTTCAGCTTTTACCACCGGCTGTCAGGCCACTGTAAGCAGGACCTGTGCATATCCGCGCCCCCCTTTATCCCGGACATTACGGGCAGGAGGGCGGCGCCCTGCCCCCGGACGATGTCACCATGACGCGGTGACACCACACCCGATCCAGGTCGTCGCTCACCGCGGTGCCTCGGAGGACGCTCCCGAGCACACTCTGGCCGCCTACATGAGGGCCATCGAGGACGGGGCCGACGCCCTCGAATGCGATGTGCGTCTCACCGCGGACGGCCATCTCGTCTGTGTCCACGACCGCCGCATCAACCGCACGTCCAACGGCCGCGGCGCCGTCTCCGCCCTGGAGCTCTCCGAGCTCGCCGCGCACGACTTCGGCTCCTGGAAGGACAGCGAGGAGAGCCCGGACTGGGGGGACCGCGAGTTCACGTCCGTGCTCACCCTGGAACGGCTGCTGGAGCTGGTCGCCGACGCCGGGCGGCCGATCGACCTGGCGATCGAGACCAAGCACCCCACCCGTTGGGCCGGTCAGGTCGAGGAGCGGCTGCTCCTGCTGCTGAAGCGCTTCGGACTCGACGCCCCGGCCGCGGCCGGGGCGTCGCCGGTGCGCATCATGAGCTTCTCGTCGCGCTCGCTGCAGCGGATCGCGGCCGCGGCGCCGACCATTCCCACCGTCTACCTCATGCAGTTCCTCCAACTGCGCGTGCGCGACGCGCGACTGCCCGCCGGCGCCCGTATCGCCGGACCGGGGATCCGGCTCGTACGCAATCACCCCGCGTTCGTCGAGCGACTGCACGCGGCGGGCCACAAGGTGCACGTCTGGACCGTGAACGAGCCCGAGGACGTCGATCTCTGTGTCGGCCTCGACGTCGAGGCGATCATCACCAACCGCCCCCGGCAGGTGCTTGCCCAGCTGGGCCGCCGGTAAGGCGCCGGCGCGTCCGAAGTCCCTCACGCCCCGCTACAGGGAGTGCACCGGCGCGTTCGAACCGTATTCGACCGTGACGAGTGCGTCACCAGACACGGATTGGCCGGTTTCCGGTCCAGTCCAGTGGGGCATCCACACCGTGGCGTGGGGCAAAGGAGGTCTCGGGGGTGGCGTTGGTGGTGGCACAGGAGGTGCCCACGTCGTCGTGCATGGCCGTTCCCCATGGCCCTGCGGGCGTGGGTGAGGCGCGGCACCGGATGCGTGAGCAGCTACGACGCAGCGGGGTGTCCGAATCGGTCGTCGACGATGCTGTTCTGATCCTTTCCGAACTACTGAGCAATGCCTGTCGGCATGGCAGGCCGCTGGGGCAGGCCGAGGTCGGCGACGGCGACATCCGTGCCGCCTGGCGCGTCGACACGACAGGCGGACTGACCGTCGAAGTGACGGACGGGGGCGGTCCGACCCGACCAATTCCGGCCACGCCTTCGGTCACGGCGCACGGCGGGCGCGGGCTCAACATCATCAGTGCGCTCGCCCAGGACTGGGGCGTACGGGACAGCGCGGCCGGTGAGGTCACGGTGTGGGTGCTCGTCACGGAGGGGCATCGCCGCGACGATTTCGCTACGCGCGTCACCGGCCCGAGTTCCGGTACCGCGCCCGGCGCGGGGTTCGACTTCGTGGACGTGTACGACGACACGTACGGTGACGCGTAAGCCCGCACCCAAGCCCGCACCCTTGCCCGCGCCCTCGCCCGCCCGCCTCGCATGCGCGCTTCGCGCACATGCCTCCGGGGCCCGTACACGCACGCGACCACGCGTACGACAGCAGGCGCCGGCCGCCCACGGCGGAACAGGCCGGCCGCGCAGCGCAAGCGCGGGCCCGGCCGCGCACGGCAGCACCGGGCCGGCCGCCCACGGCGACACCCCCGCGACACGGCGCACCGGCCCTCCGCCCCGTAACGGCTAGGCTCGCGCCCGAGACACAGGCACCACACAGCACCGCTGTCCTCGGGAGAGAGCCACACCATGGCCAAGAAGCGCACCCAGACGAAGGCCGCCAAGCCGCAGCTCACCGATGGCGAGATCCCGGTGGTCGGGGCCCGTGAGCCCTGCCCCTGCGGTTCGGGCCGTCGCTACAAGGCCTGCCACGGCCGGGCCGCCGCCACCGCCGCGACCGAGCCGGTCCAGCGTCCCTTCGAGGGACTGGCCGGCGAGTGCGACTGGATCGCGCTGCGCGAACTGGTCCCCGCGGCGACCGTCGAGCTGACGCTCAAGGACGGCCTCCCCGACGACGTACCGTCCGTGACGCTCGCCACCGTCCTCCCGATGGCCTGGCCCGCGCTGCGCCGCGACAGCGGCTCCATCCTGCTCGCCCTGCAGAACGACACGGTCTCCGGCGACCTGAGCCGCGACATCGCGCACACCCTGCGTCGCGCGCTGACCGCCGCGCCCGGCAGCCCCGTCAAGGTCGAGCGCGCGCCCGCCGACGCGCCGCGGCTGCAGGACCTGCTCGACCCGTCCGCGCCGTTCGAGCCGGTGGTCCACAGCGGCTTCGAGTTCTGGATCCCCAACTCCGCCGAGAACACGAGCCCGGAGATCGCCGCCTCGCTGGAGCGCGCCAACGCCGCCGCGATCCCGACCGTGAAGCTGACCGGCGTGGACGCCGCGTACTGGTGCGAGACCCCGGAGAAGAACCACCTTCGCTGGGTCATGCCGCACCCCGAGGAGAACCTCCTCGACGCGCTCGCGCGCCTGCACGCCGCGGGGACGTCGAACCTCACCGAAGGAACGCGGCTCGTGGGCTCGTTCCGCGCGCACGGGCTCGTGGTCCCGGTCTGGGACCTGCCGACCGGGATGAGCGCCGAGGAGTGCGAGAAGCCGGCCGCCGAGTTCGCCGAGCGACTGGCGGAGGCGCTGGCCCCCGACACCCCGCTCACCGCGGATGAGCGCCGGGCGCGCGGCGGGCTCACCAACCGTCAGGTGACCCTCAGCTGACCTACCGGTCGGCGACAGTGACGATTTCTGTCGCCCGACAGGTGATCCCCGTCACAAGTCCCAAACTGCCCTGCAATTCCCTGTCCGAATACCCGAGATCGAATTTGCGAACAGCAGATCTCTTGTTACCGTTCAGGAAGCCCGGTCGCTGGTGCATCCCCCGTCGCCAGCGACCGGGCGTTGCTATTCGCGGATTTCACCGCGCTCC from Streptomyces sp. FIT100 includes these protein-coding regions:
- a CDS encoding S1C family serine protease → MSTENEDNEGTAGQTAPSVPPVPPSGPAAAHDSDASPTERMGTVAQPGSPAAPAGAAVPPVPPLPADSPTVAHHTASAPHAQGGWPPATPASPWGAPAQPFGPGPAAVPAAKRSGGGLVAAVLAAALVAGGIGGGIGYWAAERNDNGSVSTTVSAGDAPADFKREPGTVAAVANKALPSVVTIEAKSDAAEGEGGTGTGFVYDKQGHILTNNHVVASAADGGELSATFSDGKTYDAEVVGRAQGYDVAVLKLKNAPAGLTPLPLGNSERVAVGDATIAIGAPFGLSNTVTTGIISAKNRPVASGDGSSGKNSYMSALQTDASINPGNSGGPLLDARGAVIGINSAIQSAGNGLGQSQAGSIGLGFAIPINQAKNVAEQLIKTGEPVYPVIGATVTMTEEAEGATIPTEGTGGTPAITPNGPAAKAGLKAGDVITRFNGKPIDSGPTLISEIWNHKPGDKVSLTYERDGKESTVDVTLGQRKGDS
- a CDS encoding glycerophosphodiester phosphodiesterase; the protein is MTPHPIQVVAHRGASEDAPEHTLAAYMRAIEDGADALECDVRLTADGHLVCVHDRRINRTSNGRGAVSALELSELAAHDFGSWKDSEESPDWGDREFTSVLTLERLLELVADAGRPIDLAIETKHPTRWAGQVEERLLLLLKRFGLDAPAAAGASPVRIMSFSSRSLQRIAAAAPTIPTVYLMQFLQLRVRDARLPAGARIAGPGIRLVRNHPAFVERLHAAGHKVHVWTVNEPEDVDLCVGLDVEAIITNRPRQVLAQLGRR
- a CDS encoding ATP-binding protein, producing the protein MRHQTRIGRFPVQSSGASTPWRGAKEVSGVALVVAQEVPTSSCMAVPHGPAGVGEARHRMREQLRRSGVSESVVDDAVLILSELLSNACRHGRPLGQAEVGDGDIRAAWRVDTTGGLTVEVTDGGGPTRPIPATPSVTAHGGRGLNIISALAQDWGVRDSAAGEVTVWVLVTEGHRRDDFATRVTGPSSGTAPGAGFDFVDVYDDTYGDA
- a CDS encoding SEC-C domain-containing protein — its product is MAKKRTQTKAAKPQLTDGEIPVVGAREPCPCGSGRRYKACHGRAAATAATEPVQRPFEGLAGECDWIALRELVPAATVELTLKDGLPDDVPSVTLATVLPMAWPALRRDSGSILLALQNDTVSGDLSRDIAHTLRRALTAAPGSPVKVERAPADAPRLQDLLDPSAPFEPVVHSGFEFWIPNSAENTSPEIAASLERANAAAIPTVKLTGVDAAYWCETPEKNHLRWVMPHPEENLLDALARLHAAGTSNLTEGTRLVGSFRAHGLVVPVWDLPTGMSAEECEKPAAEFAERLAEALAPDTPLTADERRARGGLTNRQVTLS